TTTTTTGTTTTCCGGCCCCGGAGATCCCGGGTGCCGCGGGTGCGTCCCCCGGGGCGCATGCCGATCGCCGAGTTAAGCGACAACTTGCAGGGCGATCCATCAAGTGCTGCTAAAGCGTCGGCTGTCCGGAGCGCTCCCCCGGAGCCCTCCTTCCTCACCCGCCTCGGGGTCTTCGGCTTCGACCGCTACGAGCCGGTGGTCCTGGCGGCGCTCGTCTCCGAGGACCCGCTGCTCCTGATCGGCCGCTCCGGCACCGGCAAGACCTACCTGCTGAACAGCCTCTCCGAGGCCCTGGAGCTGGAGCACCGGCACTACAACGCGAGCCTGATTTCCTTCGACGACCTGGTGGGCTTCCCTTACCCCGACCCGGAGAGTGGCGGCGTCAAGTTCCTGGAAACCCCGGCCACGGTGTGGGGCGCCGAGTCGGTGCTGATCGACGAGGTGAGCCGCTGCAAGCCCGAGCACCAGAACCGGCTGTTCTCGCTGGTGCACGAGCGCCGGGTGCAGGGGATCCCCCTGCTGCGCCCGCGCTACCGCTGGGCGGCGATGAACCCGCCCTCGAACGACCAGAGCGGGGTCGAGTTGCTGGTGAACCCGAACGGACCGCTGCTCGACCTGAGCTACGCCATGGTGGGTCGCGGCCGCCGGGAGGGCACGGAGTTTTTCGCCCACCCCGCGATGCTGGCCCGCTACCCAGCCACGCGGATCACCCAGAGCTCGCGCGGGGACAGCACTTCTACGACCCGAGCCAGCCCTGGGCATGGTGTGACCCATCCTGCGTCGTCGCCCGGAACGAGGCCTGAACCCCCGGTCTCCTACTGGCTCGCCGCCTCCGCCGCGCGCAGCCGCTCCTCCGCCTCCCGGGCGCCGAGATCGAGCTGCTGGTTGACGGCGTCGAGCACCTGCCGGGCCTGCGCGGCGCCGGTCGCGGTCGACGCCCCGCCGACGGCCGCGGTCGCCGCGGTCTCGCCGACACCACACGCGGTGAGCACGAGCGGCAGGGTCACGATGAGCACTGCGTGGCGGAGCATGGGGATCTCCCCTCGGGTAGAGGCTGTCCCCGCTGTAGTCGGTCAGCAGGGGCGACCCCTGTAGCCTCCCTCAGGGCATCCGGCACCCTGCCGTCCCCCTCCTCCCCCGCCCGCGGACTACCCTGGTCACCGAGAAGGACGCCGGAGGGCGCGCCGACCCTGGCGCCTTGCTCGGTCGTAGCTTAAAAACTACACTTGGTTCCGACAATGGACGTCTTCCGCTACCAGCGCAGCGAAGGCAGGGAGCCGGCGACTGAATGGCTGGCGTCGATCCGCGACAAGCAGGCGCAGGCCAAGGTGCGTCTGCGACTCAAGCGGCTGGAGGCCGGGATCTTCGGGGATTGCGAGCCGGTCGGCGACGGCGTGCTCGAGCTCCGGGAGCACC
This window of the Gammaproteobacteria bacterium genome carries:
- a CDS encoding type II toxin-antitoxin system RelE/ParE family toxin, whose translation is MDVFRYQRSEGREPATEWLASIRDKQAQAKVRLRLKRLEAGIFGDCEPVGDGVLELREHLGPGYRVYFARHGRMVVILLCGGTKRTQAADIRLAKTYWLDWKQRQA
- a CDS encoding AAA family ATPase; amino-acid sequence: FFVFRPRRSRVPRVRPPGRMPIAELSDNLQGDPSSAAKASAVRSAPPEPSFLTRLGVFGFDRYEPVVLAALVSEDPLLLIGRSGTGKTYLLNSLSEALELEHRHYNASLISFDDLVGFPYPDPESGGVKFLETPATVWGAESVLIDEVSRCKPEHQNRLFSLVHERRVQGIPLLRPRYRWAAMNPPSNDQSGVELLVNPNGPLLDLSYAMVGRGRREGTEFFAHPAMLARYPATRITQSSRGDSTSTTRASPGHGVTHPASSPGTRPEPPVSYWLAASAARSRSSASRAPRSSCWLTASSTCRACAAPVAVDAPPTAAVAAVSPTPHAVSTSGRVTMSTAWRSMGISPRVEAVPAVVGQQGRPL